The Amycolatopsis jiangsuensis nucleotide sequence CGGCGAACCGGGCGGCCGCGCCGGCGAGCAACCCGGCGTACTCCAGCGCTGCCGCCGGATCGTGCACCGAGCACGGCCCCACCACGACCAGCAGCCGCGGGTCCCGCCGGCCGAGCACGGCGGCGACCGTCTCCCGGTGCCCGCCGACGTCCGGGGACCGGCCGCCGGTCACCTCGGCCGGGCTGGGCAGCGCGTCCGGTGGATGCTGCTCACCCGGGCGCCGGACGAACGCGGCCGCGCGGCTCACTCCGGCTCGCCGGCGAGCAGCCTCGTCCACCGGCACAGGCGCGGATCCTCGGCCAGATCGGCGAATTCGAGCCGCTGTGCACCCGCCGCGCGCCACTTCTCGACCAGCCCCATGATGCGCATCGAGTCGAGTCCCAGATCGGTCAGGTCGGTGTCCGGGGTCAGCTCGCCGGGTTCGCAGTCGAGCAGTTCGGCGAGATCCGCGCGGACCTGGTCGGCGCTCAGCCCGCTCATCGGGTCGCTCCCGCGGCGACCGGCGCCAGCGCGGCCAGTGCCCCGGCAGCGGTGGTGACGACTCCGCAGCGCTGCGCGACGTACTCGCACGCCTGGTCGTGCCGCGCCCGGTCGAAGTCCGCGACCGCGTCGGCCACGAAGAACGGCCGGATGTCGCGCATGAACGCCTCGACCGCGGTGGCCTGGCAGCCGATGTGCGCGTACACGCCGGTGATCAGCAGCTGGTCACGGCCCGCCGAAGCCAGCTGCTCCCGGAAAGTGCTGCGCTGGAAAGCGCTGTAGCGCCATTTGGTGAGCACGGTGTCGCCCGGCTGCGGCGTCAGCTCGGGGACCACGTCCGCGGCCGCCGGGTCGTCGTCGATCACCGCGCCGATGCCC carries:
- a CDS encoding phosphopantetheine-binding protein, yielding MSGLSADQVRADLAELLDCEPGELTPDTDLTDLGLDSMRIMGLVEKWRAAGAQRLEFADLAEDPRLCRWTRLLAGEPE
- a CDS encoding isochorismatase family protein codes for the protein MSLPKIRPYPLPGTGELPAGRVGWQPDPARLALLVHDVQRYFLAPYAGAPIPEMVANIAALTEAARTAGVPVFYTAQPGRQAVADRGLLTEFWGEGIGAVIDDDPAAADVVPELTPQPGDTVLTKWRYSAFQRSTFREQLASAGRDQLLITGVYAHIGCQATAVEAFMRDIRPFFVADAVADFDRARHDQACEYVAQRCGVVTTAAGALAALAPVAAGATR